One Styela clava chromosome 4, kaStyClav1.hap1.2, whole genome shotgun sequence genomic window, TCTGcattcttcaaaaatatttttaattttgataaaaggCTAGAAGAATCTGTAGACTTACTTGAACGAGGATTATAGCCCTAGATAGTATTTATCACTGGATCAGTGAGATGCCTCCTAACTATCTTAATCTTAACATGCGATACATGTTATCCTCGACAAGGAATTGGGCTAATAAGCAAATGTGTGTGTCTGATTATCTGAATTTTTCATGGTAATATTTATCACCGTTTGAATTAGATTATCTTGACATCGGTATTGTTCTGAAAGACAGATGATAATGTAAATTGCAGAACTGGGAGTCCGCGTGTGGTTTTAACGATTTAGGTAGCAAATATTCCTTATATCAATGTTTAGAATGATGATGCGAAAccattatgatatttgtcaacTTGGACTACGTTTTGCATTGTAATCTATACAAAAGCGCTGTTGCCATAATATTTCCTTTTATTAACTCGGGGGCATCAGAGGAACAGGTTCTAGCCGTTCGCTTTGTTAAAGTCATCGACAAAATTTGCATAAATGAAAACTCGAGACCCATTGCCCTTTCGTTAAAAAGAGGTTGTTTTGTTACATATTGTGTAGATCCAATCCCATCGCCTCATATTTATCGATCGTATTTGAACGAACGTCGGGtgttttcattgatttttattctTAATTATTGAGAAAGATAGTTGTCCGATCGATCAAACACGGAACGAAACTTAATTTTATTGGCAACCCGGTTTAAAATATGGAAACATacagtaaatatcaaaaatgtataaattttataaaatgagaACCGCCTTCATAAGATTGCAGTAGTCATGATACGAAAAAGGTTTTTGAGTCATAGTCATACTCATATCATCAGGAAAACCTTCAATTAGATTTGAATCAACGATGGATTGTACAAACAATAAAACCCATTCTCCGATATCAATACCAACAAAAACAGCACACTTTTGTGACTCGATACATATACGATATGACTGACCCTTGTAAGTGAACGGACATTGCGGGCGACATCTCGTGCGAACACAGTTGACTCGGGTCTCTTGCGTTTCTGCATCAAGGTCCACATAGAATGAAATCTTTTCGTCGTAATTTGTAATCAGCGTGACCACAAAGAGGATCGGCATTCCTTACTGGCAGGAGGAACGAAAAATACCTTTCTGATGTAATTTAGATTACATGTAAAAGTAGATTACACGGCATAAACCGCTGACAGATGGAATCCCGCAACTCCGTGGAATTAATAACTTTTAATAGCTAGTACCCAATCCTCTCCGAACTTATCTCGAGGGGATATTTCTCCCCAGTATCACTAGCCAATTATGTTTGATTAGAGCACAATAAAGGACTAAGCTCGCTTGTGTATAAGTAAAGATCATGTGACTTAAACAGTATGTCGACACGGTGATAAAACATATGTCCAGAAGAAGAACATGCATAATAGTTAGATGAATACACACATTGAAACCCAGTTTAAATTGAGCAAAGGATAAATTCGCTAATAAAGAAtgtttggtgctcccgaagtatgcgaaccaagatggcggacatcggaacgtaacatgggtaacaggttagggttaggcgataatttttttccaattttccttattttagtcctattatcagttcgaagactagccaagagcctcccgtagtatttatacctaaaattatggcctaaccctaacctagtacacatattacattccgatgtccgccatcttggttcgcatacttcgggagccccgaatgTTTTAATGGGGATGCGTTGCTCGAACATATAGCTTAAAATTCATGTATAccataggatgggatttacatattaatcGAATCGAATATGCTAATAGTTTTGTCCATTGTAAGCGGGCTGAATATTGAATACCGACTGAAAATATtcacatatatttatttattttgagctCTTATTAAAGCGTTTATTATCCATGGCAAAGTTGATGTGTTTTACTAAATCGAAATCTTACAATCATGTTTAAAcaacaaaactattttttcaaCCGAAACCTGTATGTGGATCTGGACCAAAATTTCAAGCCCGACTCGTTCCGCGTCTCATTTTCTATTTGTTGTTTTCTAGAAATTAGTTGCAAAGGCAAAGACTAATCAATACCCAAGAAAATGTTTTGGTGGCTAAATTTCACGGCAGTCCGTTCAAACAAGTTATAAGTCTCTCACATAGGTTTTATATAGactaaaaataaatgcaatttatattattcagtATAGATAAGGATAATATTATGCCGCTCTACAAAAACATCGTGaatgatattatatatatatatatatcaaacttCGTTAGGATTTATTTTTGGTTTATCACACGTAATTTACGCTTTACCAAATATAGGACAATGTTAATATCAAAGttaaataattatattaatatacgttaaataaataatgtagaattacgtaaaaaaaaatttggatttttcCAACATtatattgcaaattttttttgtatcatgGCAAACCTTAATATGACCATTTTTGTGCGTCATTGGCCGATACAGCTTTGCTCAAAAAATGAAGCATATTGTcaggaaaatattcaaatgttttctttttataataAGCCTGACATTTCATATTGAGAAAGTTTTGCATTTAACctgaaaacaatttttgttcaaaacatATTAAATTGTGAGGTTTTGTAATTTCACGGGCTTTGCAATTTCTTATTTATTCaacattaaattgaatttttttttcaccacCTTCACGATTGCAATATGGATTGCGGAcaacattaataaaaaatatcacgaATAGCAAGATGCCCGCACATAAGCTACTCTTTTTTCGAAAGCcgtatgaaaaatatatttgaagctCTCGCTGTAGCTATTTCTTATTTTCTCATTCAATTCGTATTTTTAAGGGTGGATGGACGCTGGGGCCAATAGTGTGCGATTTCTGGCTGACTGTTGATTATGTCGCTTCCAACGCATCAGTGATGAATCTTCTGATCATATGTGTTGATCGATATCTGGCTATAACAAAACCGCTGACTTACAGGACAAAGCGAACGAAAAGCCGAGCACGGAAGATGATTGCAGGGGCGTGGATTCTCAGCTTTTTCTTGTGGGCGCCTGCAATTCTGTTATGGCCTATTATTGAAGGTAATTTATACCCTTTACCAGGATTTATGGCAGTATGCTTATATATATCTCTATTACATCATTTGTGCAGAGAGAACTCAGCTCATTTTTACCCCATATCTGCTAAACCTCGAAGCCATCTGCTGAAATCTCACTCACTTGGATTTCTAAAAGCAGTTTTGCAATCAATGCATGCAGTCCCTGATGCTATTCCATACTTCGTAGAAAGACTTTTTGTACAATCACATCAGAAAATCCATCCCTATCCGTGAACAACGCACTGGAATAAAAACTCGGGAATGCCAGTATCCAAGCACTTGGGACGTGCGTCTTTTGCGGCATTCTACCATCTGTTATTAAGCCCATTACAATCACTATCAACCACCAAATGAATAAAGTCAAGCATAGGCATAAGGTCAAATTGAGAATATTAAACAGGTCCATCGTTTCAGATTGGGCAAGATTGAATGGTAAAGTAACCATTACTTACCTGCTTGATCCACACTGACAGTCCAGCAATCTGCTTTCACATCAACATCCTCCATGACATTAACACCGCGAAGCCATCAGCGTTGCGATGGAAATTGTGATATCAACACTCCCCGCGCCAATTAGCTGCTGTTAATTATATTCACTCACAAAAATCCCTATATTTGTGACAAACATGCGtacttatttcaaaaagttGGGTATCAATTTTTCTTTAACATTTTCAcattatatatttgaatacatagGTAAAAGATCGGTTGAGGAGCACGAATGTCATATTCAATTTATCTACACCAGCCCGATGGTTACATTTGGCACAGCACTTGCAGCATTTTATATTCCAACAGCTGTAATGATAACTTTGAATTGGAAGATATATAGAGTGAATGTTCAACACCAACGTTACAGAACAGCTTTCAAAGCAGTCAGTAAATGGAGAACTGGATCATCGAATGCCACGTCTACGAAGAACTATCTGAGGGCTTTTGCCAATTCTAGTAATAGAGATGACGACAAACGTTCTGAAGGTAATGTCTAACATTTTCGAATCTCTTTTATAGCGCCGGTcagaaattattcaaaatatattccgCAAATGATAATAGTTTGTTGGGATATTTAGCTGTGACTGTAGCCTACTCCACGTACGTAAATTACACTACAAAATACCGCTACAAACTAAATTTTGGTTCTCTAATTTGTAAGCAAAACCTTGCAAATGAAGCAAAAGATTTTGCGATATAAATTGCAGATTGATCTAAATTCAATATGAGCACGTGgtatcatatataaaaatttcactTTCCTAGcctgaaaaaatttcattttttatacatGGAATTCGATATAAAACGCAAACAAAAAACTAACAAAGCTGCTTGTCGCAGTAGCAAAACAACATTCATTATTATATATGCAAAACACgacagcaatgctcaaatatatatccgaatatatggacatgaaggTCCAATGATGCGACTGACACTGAAATCTGTTATTTCAAAATCACCAACTTTGTCGAGACTCCGAAAGATGTCGTACTGGTCTGACGTAATGCCACACGGAAGCGttacattttacaaaattttgggCAAAATATTGAGCTTCATATAGCTCAGAAGAAATCTGAAGTGGCgatttttttctaataaaaaatgttaCCCGAACATCAACGACCATACACTATACTTCGTGCCGTCCAATTACATCCAAGTACTTTTAACAGTTCGTAGTAATAGTAGTTTGAATAGGTCATACGTAAAATGTTGGTGCTCGGACCACAGCTGTGTATTCAGTACCTAACATgtgtataatttatatatttagaaGCAGACGAGGAATCGGGAGAAATGCGAAAGAGACTCTCAGTCATGAAAGAAGAGCCTGAAAAGTTGTCTCAGAATATGTATGAGACGACAGATCAGGCGACATATTCAGACATGGGCGAAGGAACAGATAATAATGATGGAACCAACGAACAAATCCAACCAATGTTGAAATCTAATGTGAATAAGCAACGCATCTGGCAGAAGACGTCGGATCCATTTGATTTGCTTTCTGAAGTAATGAGCCATGCATTAATGAAAGACGTTAAACTATCGAAAAAGAACGATCACTTGGCAAGTAAAGGAGATGCCGATGATGTAATCAAATCGCTACATTACGACGGGTTAGCAGTAACAGTGACTTCGCCGACTTCAGAAAATAATCCTTCTGAAGACGAAGAGTCAGATGGCGCATCCGATGTATCAGAAGAAGTTTCTAAGCCATTTTTATCTCTTGCATTTGCAAATGGGCTCGGTGTAGATGGAGCTAGAATCGCGTTTCAACCATCGGCTAGCAATACACCCATTACGAAGACTAGGCGAAACTCTCCCTTAGCCAGAAGCGTAAGCGCAGATGCGTTTCGCCCTGGAACGGGTGAAAACTTACTCGCAGTGGAACTGAACAAAAAACGTCACATGTCAGAACGCCGCGCGTCTTCGAAGCGTGGATTATCGCGATGTACCAGTTCTGCGTCAGAAGGTGTGGCTCCAACTTCAAGCTCGTCATCTTCAGCGCGTCTTAGCGACGTGACCGCACTTTTCGCGGCTACTAGCAAAAACGTCAAAGATAGAATTTCCGCTGTCTCCCGTAAAGACAATAAAGCCGCACGGATGTTGGCGGCAATTTTAATCGCGTTCGTGGCCACGTGGCTACCttataatattttagttttagtaTCAACACTATGCGAAAGTTGTGTGAATGACACGCTGTGGAAAATTTCATACTGGCTTTGTTATCTTAACTCAACAATCAACCCTCTGTGTTATGCTTTGTGCAGCGAAGAATTTCGAAAGACCTTTCGTAAACTCTTGTGTTGTAACAAGGAGAAGAAACCAAAAATTTAAACACGCGGAATGTGAGGCGCCACCTAATTCTGTCAATGGTATTTGGCTTCTTAACAAACCAGCAAAactgaaatatacaaatttaattaaCGTTTCACAGTTCAGCCCAAAGCTTGTCTGTACGGACACTTCATCGCtaattttaatatcaaaataagtCACACGAAGCCGGCAAACCGCATCATGtttccaaatatattttcaaattctgatacaagatatttaattatatttcatttagcCGTGTTTTGTTTTCTTGTCAATCAattattcttttatttattttgttcctTTTCTTGTCGCATTTCAGAATATTCTTTTGTTGaattaaattacaataaaatgactGAAAACATACTGCAAAGAGATATACTAACATGTGCAAACTGAGCCTAATCTACCTTACATATTGTTCAAGTCGGCACCATAACACGCCTCCACGATCCAGCGTCCGACTGGGAACCAACCTTAAAACTAGAGGAGCAATCGATATCACTCCGATGTCCAGACTTTTGACACAGAATTCGTCATTTTAAGCAGTGTTAAAATGGTGATGTTCAAAATGAATTTAGGAATGGTCCGACGACGAAGAAGGGATGACCTATGCGAAGATAGGCTTTGAATACAATTTAAGGCCGCTTTGAGAACAAATTCTGAATCTCAAGTCCCAATCTGACCGAGTGGAGGCGTTAGTTTTAGGACTGCAGGTGATGATTGCTGGGTTTCAAAGACAGGACGTTTAACCCTTTATAAAACATGGTGACATGCACCTTTACAAAGGCTGAGAGCCGCCAAGTACGAATGAGATGGTCAGTGTGATCTCCGACAAAACCTTAGGTGTAGATATGCATTCGATTATTTAATTCATCAGTAAAAAGTTACACATTACTATTCGGGTGACagcaaaaataataacaactgAGAGAGTAGAacctttattgaaaaaaataataattatcgTAAAAAATGAGCATCACTTTTCATCCAGCAGTTCCGATTAAATAAGGTTTTGTAACATCATACTCCTCGAATTTTCTGTTCTCCGATAACTTCGAATGTCGCATTCGCTCGCTCATTTTCTTTGCCAACGCTTCATCTTCGGGCGTTATTTTATCGTATTTTTCTTCCATCGTTTTTTCCAAATGTTTGGGTAAACTTTCAATTGCATACTGAAAGAAACAATATGACTTCATACACCGAAGAAGACAAGATGGGCGCCCAGTCATATGGACATTTACCGCATTTTACCGTACGTAATTGGGTCAATTTTAACAGACATAGATTTTAATTGTTTAAAGAGATTGTCGATGCTTGTGCTAGAACATCCGGAAAGAGCTATCGATATCGAACACACCATATAAGACGTAGGTTCGGGAAAACACATTCCTGACTGTGGTCACTAGATAGTTGCCTACCTACGCACTGTTGTACCAGGACGTGAAATCTAATCAAAACATCTCCACATCAACAAATTGACTTTGTACATATCTAGTTTTCCTTTGTAAAATCAATCACGTGTATTCTATTGCGATCAGGCAGACAAGGGAAAACACAATATATCAAAATGGGTCTGGCAGGCTGGGAATTCAGGAAAGGTAATATTTTCAACATACGGTATGGATCATAGTGTTGATGGCTTAttaatctgacaaatcatgtaAAACTTAGatcacaatttaaaaaaaagtcagcgtGTATATTACCGTCGTTCTATTGGAATGGGGAAAGGCACTGCTGATATGGAAGTCTCTAATATTAAGGACCGATCAATTTCTACAACAGGATGGCAGACAATTTCCCTGATTACTGGTAAAAATAGTAACGATTATTGCTAACATAGGCCCGGTATCCGGGCACGTCCATCACAGTCCATGTTCTTCAGCTGTGAATTGAATTGAAGCAAAGGGGTGTGTAATGAAGGAGCCAATTACAGCCAAGGGGAAGAATGTGAAATTGGAATACAACCGCTAAAAGTAGGAAGTAACTTGTATTAATAGATTGTGGAGTATGCGAGAATCTATTTCAGGCCTTCAACTGAAGATGGGCATTTTGAAAATGGAGACATAATTTCGACAGGGAATTGATACAGAAAATGTAATGCTATACTTTTTACATTGTTCATTCATTCTAGTCTTGTCTCCTATGGTCTGCAAAAATGTCTCCCCCTAAAATACTATCAATTTGTCCCATTTCCTAACTGTTATGATTGAAACTACAATGCACAATTTGTGAGAAATCTGGCATATGAAAGCAATGAAATCCatacaaaaacaaattatagacataagaaacatgtttgaaACATAACATCTTTTAGTTTCCTTCACATGTAGTGTATGAACCGATAATTTCTCTTAATCCATCATTTAATAAGACCTTGAAAATATTTCGCTGGGTGGGTTTATGGGCATAGGGTTTGTGTAAGATCTCATTTTTGCGACAGCAATACAGATCGACCTTCCTGTGCAATAATACTTAGAAACGACAAATGGGCGAAGAAGGAGAACAAAACTACTTTACCTTGTGAACTTGCATGGCAACACCAGCAggaatattaatttgaatataggAAAGAAAAACATCAGCAGTGGAGCCTGAAATGAGGAAATTAGGCCATTGAAAAATCACAGAATTTATTTCTTAAAATTTTTGCctgatttcaataaaaatgtaaacgagaatatcggtcagagactgaagacttatcgatccaagattaggggatcccccaaaacagcgctcttacttcatagtgacaccgtgtaatcactaattaattaataactcgctaattatacgacataattcatcgaaaatcaataggcttctgatccgagctatgatgaatgcacatgcaaaatttgaagcagattcaacctcgctttcgtgagatatcgcgtgcatctaacagacagacaaatacatatcaacatacttaccgattaaaatcgataagtaataaatatataaaagatatctTATTCAGATCACAGTGGATGAACAATATAGAAATTCTTGAATACCGCCTTAATCCAACTATTTGAAGGGTGGACTTTCTTGTTACAATAATAATAGCTAGGTTTAATTCATTTTGGGTTGCATGGACAAAATAATACCTGTTAAATGTTGAAGTTGTATTACTCTTTTATGAGTTTGGGCTTCATATTGAGCTCGATGTTTCTTGTGAACATGAACTGATTTCAATAATGTTATTCTATCCAAGATCATTTTTGGATGTAGtctaaaaaataacaacaatggTAAGATTTAAAAacacagaaatataaaataatttaggcTTCGAATGCATATTTGTTTGGCAATCCTGGAAGTTGGTGAGATGTCATGGTAATGAAGACCAGTGATTT contains:
- the LOC120326098 gene encoding muscarinic acetylcholine receptor M2-like, whose protein sequence is MNVVSTSASTTSEMQFGNQNYSNVEVKADIEGSAANILKENYFNENQGSGQYDDSANFTGNMSVSNGPRLNEVSVANMELDPVSDNVAILVCFVTIGLSLLTTGGNLLVIAAFRVNKKLQTITNYFILSLACADVVVGLISMNLFTTFVVKGGWTLGPIVCDFWLTVDYVASNASVMNLLIICVDRYLAITKPLTYRTKRTKSRARKMIAGAWILSFFLWAPAILLWPIIEGKRSVEEHECHIQFIYTSPMVTFGTALAAFYIPTAVMITLNWKIYRVNVQHQRYRTAFKAVSKWRTGSSNATSTKNYLRAFANSSNRDDDKRSEEADEESGEMRKRLSVMKEEPEKLSQNMYETTDQATYSDMGEGTDNNDGTNEQIQPMLKSNVNKQRIWQKTSDPFDLLSEVMSHALMKDVKLSKKNDHLASKGDADDVIKSLHYDGLAVTVTSPTSENNPSEDEESDGASDVSEEVSKPFLSLAFANGLGVDGARIAFQPSASNTPITKTRRNSPLARSVSADAFRPGTGENLLAVELNKKRHMSERRASSKRGLSRCTSSASEGVAPTSSSSSSARLSDVTALFAATSKNVKDRISAVSRKDNKAARMLAAILIAFVATWLPYNILVLVSTLCESCVNDTLWKISYWLCYLNSTINPLCYALCSEEFRKTFRKLLCCNKEKKPKI
- the LOC120326101 gene encoding small ribosomal subunit protein uS10m-like; amino-acid sequence: MASRNLITRISGLQTKLNKSQARILITRRCTTSCMKRSDDRLLPSLNSNKIERTICIRKVHGYGSPEIIETDEPDVLYRGIDVFIKSHEDSVLQSYTDFAVMAANELGIKVAGILHPKMILDRITLLKSVHVHKKHRAQYEAQTHKRVIQLQHLTGSTADVFLSYIQINIPAGVAMQVHKYAIESLPKHLEKTMEEKYDKITPEDEALAKKMSERMRHSKLSENRKFEEYDVTKPYLIGTAG